The Doryrhamphus excisus isolate RoL2022-K1 chromosome 22, RoL_Dexc_1.0, whole genome shotgun sequence genome segment tacacatatatatatatatatacagatgtAACATATAGTACACTACAAGTGTAAACATTGCCATGTACGGCGTGTCCCACCTAAAAGAGGTGTGAGGGCTGGTGGCCGGCGTGGTCTGCTTCGACGAGGACGTCACGGTGCCACCGAGGGCGTCGCCGACGGAGCGGTCGTCCGGTGTGTTGGCGCCGCTGTCCTGCGGGGTGGGCTGCTTGCTGATGGACTCCATACGAGAGCTGAggtgaagagtttttttttcgtGAGGAAATCACCACTGTCGCTTTGGATAAATTTTAACCGCTACCTGGATAGAGAGTGATTCCCCAACTGGAACATGTGAGGATTGTACTGAGCCAAGATGGTGACGGTGTCGCACTGCTGACCGATCACCAAGCGCGCCTGCTGTTCGTTTGCATTGCGCAAGTTTATCCCATTAAACTGGACgcaaaaagacacatttgtcAGATACataagtgacaaaaaaacacaagtgggACCGGGGGCTATACCTCTAGGAGCTGGTCTCCGTACTCCAAATGAGCTTGGTAGGCGATGCTTCCCGCCGTCACTTTGGATACGAAAACGCCGCCGTTCTCACCGCTCACGATGGAGATCCCCAGCGGTTCCGCGCCTTTCTGCACCGTCACATTACGTGGCTCCTCCAGATAAGGTCTCAGATAAGGAAAAGAACAGATTTACTTCAAAAGACAGCAGTAAGTTGGTATTGAGTTCTGGAGCAGCTAGCCttcgagatcttccagacttTGCACCTCTCCCTGCAATATTTCCACCCAAACTGTCCCGCCTTTTGTCGACCtcactgcgctgtgattggtcacgcaGACTATGCACACACAGCTTGtgcctgggcatgcccatatacaGAAGTCCGGGTTGCACTGACGTCAGTGGATGctttcagggctcaattccaaatCTTATTATTTGATGAGTTGGCATTAtttaacacaacaatacaacattgtaacaatgttgtaagaaacaaacaaaagaggaaaaccatcataggtcccctttaactggggaaaaaattaaaattctaCGCATTTGgttcaatatttttaataataataataataataataataggcgggcggcacggtggtctaggggttagcgcgtagacctcacagctaggagaccagggttcaatcccaccctcgggcatctctgtgtggagtttgcatgttgtccctgtgcatgcgtgggttttctccgggtactccggtttcctcccacattccaaaaacatgctaggttaattagccactccaaattgtaccataggtatgaatgtgagtgtgaatggttgtttgtctatatgtgccctgtgattggctggcgaccagtctagggtgtaccccgccttacgcccgaagacagctgggataggctccagcaccccccgcgacccttgtgaggaaaagcggtagaaaatgaatgaatgaatgaataataataataggcagtATTCTGGTGTCTGGTGACTTACAAAGGCGAGTTGTCTTTAACTAGTATTAATAAAagttcatgaatgaataaaaatgttggaCTTTGGAGGCTCTTCTGTAGTAAATACAGGTCAGCTTAATGTGTTTTAACCAATTATCAAGGCAGCCAATACGTAAACGTAATTAAATGTAGCGTTCAGTCGTCCATGTTTTTCGTTAATGACATCACAGCCTCCAAATGTTATATTTCCGACTTCTGAGCAGCCTTGATCGCAATGTAATTCTGTTTCCAAAACAGTAAACATGCATGGCTAGTCCTGGCGGTGTCAAAACACGCCAATCCTACGGAACGTGCAAGTCAAAGCCACGCTAAAGTGCAACcggtgtgcatttttttttttttttttgcagcgcaACAAACCTCAAGCACCGTAAAGAGAGGAACTTAGGTCTCGCTGCCTGCCGACGCCTGACACAGGTGTTAGAAACGAATCTGGCAGGAAGACGAAGTGAGAgagaaagggggtggggggtggggggggggagacagaTTGCTGGTTTTAATAAGCAGCAGAGAGGAAAATTGAAGAGAAACGAATTAATCACAAAAGAAGAGGCACTTCATCAAAACAGACAAAGGTGTAGAGGAAGAGAGAAATGGCTGCTAAACGACCCAGATGAGTGGCAggtggggacggggggggggcgccCATCCATACCCATCCTTACCCATCCTTCCGGCCGTCACCAACTGGAGCAGGACTGACGGATATCCTGAGCTGGGTGGAGATGGAGTTTGTGGATTGGCTGCTGGCGAAGGAGGACGTATCCAGGGTGGCGGGGGATTTGGGTGGTGTCGTCGGGGAGCTGCACTCGGAAAGACAGCGGGAGCCTGGAGGTGGGGGGTTTGGTAgtggtttagtttattttaataaagttcCATtgtacatcattcattcattcattcattttctaccgcttttcctcacgagggtcgcggggggtgctggagcctatcccagctgtcttcgggcgtaaggcggggtacaccctggactggtcgccagccaatcacagggcacatatagacaaacaaccattcacactcacattcatacctatggacaatttggagtcgccagttaacctagcatgtttttggaatgtgggaggaaaccggagtacccggagaaaacccacgcatgcacggggagaacatgcaaactccacacagagatgcccgagggtgggattgaaccctggtctcctagctgtgaggtctcatTGTACATCAAGATGTCCAAAAATAACTTATTGTGAGGTCGGAACTAGGAATTTGATGTCAGTCCCGGTTCCAATCGATGCTCGAGACTTGATGCCCAACCTTAGTAAACACATTCAGTACCTAGGTCAGATCCAGTGGAGCCCGGGTAACAAATTGGCGTAATCTTGATGCGCTCGGCCTTGAACTGCAACGCACTCAGGGagcctaattttttttttttttttaaacacagaaaTTAGCAATTACTGAAAAatggaacagaaaaaaaatgtcattttagcgtCTATTATATATACCCAGTCTGGAGGGGAGGGAGTGTGTGTTGTGCGGCGCCTGGCTGGAGTTGCTCTCGCCAGCATCCCCAGTCAGCTTGTAGTTGAGGTCCACACTGTGCCGACCTTGATGCTGAGGACTAAAAGCGGAGTGAGGTTAGAGCGCTGTTGCATTTACCTTCTGTAGAAAcgattaaaaattaattcagcGTAAATATGATGAATCGGGGTTAGAAAGTACACACCTCGCATGTGAATACATGTGCTTATTCGAGGTGGGCGATGGGGGACAGTTGCTGGTCTCGTGGCTCCAGGTGGTGTAGACCGGGTTCCTTATCACAGCCGTCTTGGCCGAGCATGGAGTTAAACCTCGCTGTGCTGCATCTTTAAAGGAGCAAGCCAAAACAAATGAGTATAATATACAGTTCCATTGAAAAGTGTGGGGATAGTTTGACATGATATTGGatgacaaagtgtctccaaTATTTTGTCGGGTACTGGAAAAAAAAGCGGGAGACGTCCTGGTGACTTACGTGCCACGACGCTGTTGTAGCTGGGTGGCGCAAAGTGCATGCTGTACCGATTGTTTCTCATCGGGGAGAAGCGTAGCAGGTCCATCGGCTCTGGCGAGTGCTCGTCATTCGAGAAACTTTGAACCTGtacgaaagaaaaaaaagtcaaatgcacACTGATAGAAGTTACTCACAGctaaacataattaaaataacaGATGGGCAACAGAATACTAAATAAACtattacaaaaaacattaactatatttattttaaattaatttttatatttgtatttaatttttatttgaaattagtattttacagtattttttaaattgtatttaatttgcatttatttattttattattattaataatattaattattataattaataatattattattattattattatttattgagctgtattcaatttaataaattaatatccagtattatttttatattttattgtatttaatttttatttgaaattagtattttacagtattttttaaattttatttactttgtatttatttattttattattattattaataataattattattataattcataatgatattattattatttattgagctgtattcaatttaataaattaatatccagtattatttttataatattttattgtatttaatttttatttgaaattagtattttacagtattttttaaattttatttaatttgcatttatttattttattattattaataatattaattgttataattaataatgatattattattattatttattgagcTGTGttcaatttaataaattaatatccagtattatttttataatattttattgtattatttaatttttatttgaaattagtattttacagtattttttaaattttatttaatttgcatttatttattttattattaataataataataattattattataattcataatgatattattattattattatttattgagctgtattcaatttaataaattaatatccagtattatttttataatattttattgtattatttaatttttatttgaaattagtattttacagtattttttaaatgttatttaatttgcatttattttaattattattattataattaataatgatattattattattattattatcattatttattgagctgtattcaatttaataaatgaatatccAGTAGCAATATTAAACATACATTAGATATATTATGatttaatatgaaatatttaagaatatttgattaattatactgtatgtgtatgtttggcTGTGGATTCTATCCTCGTACCTGCATTGGAACGGGAATGTGTAAAGGAGTCACATTCCGTCCCCGTGCCGGAGCAGATTTCGGCCGGTACCTCCTCTTTTCGGGCTCCCTGTGTTGAGGCCTGTCCTCCTCCATTTGCATCTTGCCTTCTCTTTGAGGAGGAGCGACGTAATAGAGCGTCTGCCCGGCTTCTCCCTCCATGACCGGACTGCTTCCTCTTGTCGGAGATTCCCGGAGAGTGGACTCGGACACAGAGCTGTTCTGCTGGGAATGTTTGAAACGAAACGAGTCGCTCCTGGCCGGCGGGGTGGGCGGAGCTTGTGTAGATTCCACTAATGAGCCCTGCGGTGAGTGTTTCGATAGTTGGGATAGTGACATGTAGTCCAGTTTCGGGGGCCCATCCGGCCTCCTGAAGGTGTTCGTGTCAAAGATGGACTTCCTTTGTTTGGTTCTCTTGTAGATGGAGAGCTGTGCACACTCCGGCATGGACGCTCCGGCAATGACTTTGGGCCACGTGCCTCCGCCAGCCTTCCCCGAAGGAGGAGCACAGCCAGGGAGAACAGGAGTGAAGGAGAAGGGGCAATGGTGGGAGTTCTGCCTCCTGTAGCACAACTCCGCCAGGGGTTCAGAGGGACTGCGGGAGTGCAGGGAATCTTCGGAGAAGGGTTTGTGCTGGCGAACGCAGCCACCGCCGTCGTCGTCGTCCGGGTTGCTCGGGTGGCGGCACGCTTCCTCACAGGTGCAGCCGTCGGTCTGCGTGGAGCAGTTGTGCTTGGAGCACGCGTGCTTGGAGTTGTGGCAGTTTCTGGCGTGCACATCGCAGGGCTGGAGACGGGGGGCCGAGTCCCTCGCGCTTTCAAACAAACTCTGGCCTGAGCAACTCTGCGGCAGGAACTGTCAAGAATTTGAGGAAAAGTcagagatcttctatatgacaggagtgctcagctgttttttttaaggaactactgcaaaaacaatcaTAGATCATCTATGTGACAAAGGATGCTGATGTTTTAAGGAAGTACTGCAAAAGATCCCGTGTAAGACAAGAGCGTTCTGCTGCAGAAATTACCCATCAAAGACTACAAAACAGGGGCAATATTCTGTTTTTAGGGAACTacttcaaaaacacaagtcaaagttCTATCGGCATGGACACTCTGCTTGTTTTAAAGTTgtgaaaaaacacaagtcaaagatcttgtATGTGACAGAAATGCAAAAACACCAGCGTAAGACCTGTCCTTAAGACAGGTACTACTGGAACTACTACAGGaagtactacaaaaaaaaagagttgaagggaacctattatgctttttcattttttctgacctataaatgttgttagaatgttgtattctcgtgctaaacgatgccaaatgtcatttccttatatgggcgtgcccgggtactagctgtacaagctgagtggcaccaatcacagcggagggTGTGTACCCAAAGATGGCCGTGgtgggaataaattaaaagaccgttttggaaatcaaaagaaatacagctggataggtgcagattctggaagacctagaaagctttctgtgtaagctgctctataggagtccacaactcaatacgaaagggccaaaaaattagcataaaaggtcccatttaaagaaaaaaaaacaaaatattactgCAAAATgactttcatacatttttaaagaacaatgactgcaaaaacgctcgtcaaagatcctctatgtgacaggagcgctttgctgtttATTCAGAAACTactgcactgtactgtactgtactggagCACGCTAGTATTTCTTAGAAGTCATCACCTTGGCGAGCGAGACGCAGAGGGACTCGCGGCAGGTCCTCAGAAGAGCTTCGCATTCGGGGAGCGACTTGTTGTCTAGTGAGATGCCATTAAtctgaaatgtgaaaaaaaaaacattagaaatatttatataataaaaaatacatgaaaaatcaGACCTTTCAATCGCTCATCGATTTTCATACGTGCATGTAAAcaggaggctttttttttttactcttttgaacaaatattgttttgagaagtgATCCCACCAAGTAACCATCACCAAAATATGACCAGAAATCAAGACAAGACAGtttaaaaaatctgaactatccctttaagagtaaaaaaaaatggagtattCTCTAATGTAGAATCTGCCCAAAATATATTACAACATATTTTGGTTCACATGCATAATTTAATAAGATCCAATACTAAATCTcactttataaaaataataatgttcatttcttaaatattaatttgacAATATATATCATTTGTATTTCATCTGAAGAGAAGGTTTTGATTTTGCACACAGCTGACTTTGCACAGCTGTACATCACattgaccagcagggggcgcaaAATGACCTTTACAGATCCCAGAAATGTCCCTCCCCAGTTGCATACTAACCGCTATCAGCCTGTCCCCGACTGTGAGAGCATTGTCTCTGACGGCTGGACTGCCGGGCGCCAGCGAGGCGACAAACACTCCGCTCTCCACGCCGATGCCGCATTCTGAAAGGAGAATGTCATTAAAAGTCTTTTCAATTGTAACTTCAATAGCAATTTTGTAAATTTAAGGCGTATTTGCAACCTTactaacagttttttttacctttgtgtCCGGCCAGATTTATCTGTACCGGCGTGATGACGCGTCCTCCCATAGATTTCCTCCTGCGGACCACCATATTGATGACGCCTTCGCCGCTCAGCACCGCCTTGATGGCCTGCTTCCTGTCCTTATTGGCCAGGTCCACATTGTTGATCTTCAGCAGCCAGTCGTTCACCCTGCACGGCGGCATACGAATCAACACGTCCGATTCATCACTGTATggatatttaaatttaaatttacctCAATCGTCCCTCTGCAACACTTCCTTTGTCCACTTTACTAACGAACACGCCGCAGTCTCCGGGTAAATACGGATCGTTTAACCCCTCCGCAATATCAAAGCCAAGTGCTTTCAAATCCATGTCCTGAAATCAAACAAAGTTCATGGAACACAAgcgcaaataataataataataataataattcagttcatggcggcacggtggtctaggggttagcgcgcagacctcacagctaggagaccagggttcaatcccaccctcgggcatctctgtgtggagtttgcatgttctccccgtgcatgcgtgggttttctccgggtactccggtttcctcccacattccaaaaacatgctaggttaattagcgactccaaattgtccataggtatgaatgtgagtgtgaatggttgtttgtctatatgtgccctgtgattggctggccaccagtccagggtgtaccccgccttacgcccgaagacagctgggataggctccagcaccccccgcgaccctcgtgaggaaaagcggtagaaaatgaatgaatgaatgaatgcagttcATCGCCGACTCACTCTGCGCTTCTCAAACTCTACAACTTCCGTCTCCCATTCAACCGAGTCCATATCGATGGCGGAATCGTGCGAGCTGTGAGCCATCAGATGACGAAACCGCGCCTCCTTTTCCAACTGGTCCTCCATTTTTTCCCTgcggaagacaaaaaaaacaacattgagtaCGGTTTATTTGCAGTTAATGAGGAGGATAGTGTTTGCAAAATGACtacaggcaagaggcggggtacacgctggactggtggccagccaatcacagggcacatatagtcaaacaaccattcacactcacattcatgcatgAATATGCATTgactgcacggggagaacatgcaaactccacacagagatggccgagggtggaattgaactcgggtcttctagctgtgaggcctgcacgctaaccactcctccaccgtgcagcctctataCAAACATGTGAGACCAAATCCTTTATGAAGTGGTTTGCCGTTTTTTAAGGAACTACTGCAAAtcagtagtcaaagatcttcaatGTGACAGCAGTGTGGTTctctttttaaagaaataaacgcaaaaaaaataaaaatagtcaaagattgtctaggCAACAGGAGAGCTCTGTTGTTTAAGAAactacatgcaaaaaaaaaacaagttaaaaatcctctttatgacagaggtttgctgtttttaaggaccaattgcaaaaatactgatccaagattctctatatgaccaaagagctttgctgtttttaagaaactaatgcaaaaaaaaaataaaaccacaagtcaaagatcctatgaCAACAACAGTTTATAAGTTtataaggatctactgcaaaaaatgtacTCCAAGATCCTCTACTTGACAGTAGAAGTCTGTTGTTTTTgaagacctactgcaaaaaaagtctggtcaaagatcctctatgtgagaGGAGAGATCTGCTCTTTTTAAAAGGacctattgcaaaaatattAGTCACAGTCTGGTCACGTGCTGTCCACGGACTACCGGTTGGACATCCCTACTTCTCAAGTCGATGTACGGTCCTGAGACGTAATTCCGAACGACTCACTTCAGCTCCTTGAGCTCACGCGCAGCATCGTTCTTCTGCTTCCTGGTGTCATCCAGGTTCCTCAGCACGTCTGCCAGGTCGCTCACAGCCCTGTCCCTCTCTCGCCTCAGGTTGTCACACAACGTACTAGCGAGTGGATAAAAAGAtaacaaaatattaatacatttattgatATGAATGGAGTGTCGTTTCTTCTGCATCCTCACCGTACGCTTTCCCTCTCTGCCACTATCTTATCCCTCTCCTGGAAGGCCCAATCCCGTCGACACTTGGCCACCTCCGCCTCCTGCAAGGCCTCCTTCAGCTCCTGGCTGATGGCCTCGTACTGCTTCCTCAGCATCTCAATCTCCTTGTTGGCTCTCTCCATGTCCAGAGTGGCCGAGTCTTGTTTCTGGAAGAGAAACAGCTCTTTCGAGTCTTCTCGACTTTTGCTTTTACGGTGATGGATTTATTTGTTACAATGAAGTGCATCACTCCCATTAACATGGAGGAGAAACtatatttactcatttctaacaTAGTCCACAGCACCGCATAAGACCAGCTCTCACGCAATATGAATGATGTTGAATAATCTTCACTATTTAACACTTTTAATGCACATCATCAAAAGTGCCTATTTGTTCATCTAATGCACACAGAACAACAAACAACTTTATGTTGTAGCGTAGCCTCTTTTGTACTGTACTGCCGGTTGGCTGTGATTGTTCACATGAGGCATTAGATGGCATTACGTAAATGTCAGTGTTCAACGCTAATGTAGTaatattggggtttttttgttgtttttttttaattcacgtACCCCTTATGGCAatccccactttgggaacctatgaattaaaaaaataaaaaaatgacaaaaaaaagtatattgcaAGAATGTCCAAAATTAAAGTAATCGGGGgccatttaattttttaatttaattttatttatttttttcagttttaatttTGTTCAACGCTAATGtagtaatgctgttttttttttgtttgtttttttaaattcacgTACCCCTTATGGCAATCCCCACTTTGAGAACCtaggaattaaaaaaattaaaaaatgacaaaaaaaaaaaagtatattgcaAGGATGTCCAAAATTAAAGTAATCGGGggccatttaatttttttatttaattttatttatttttttaattttttcagttttaatttTGTTCAACGCTAATGtagtaatgctgttttttttttgtttgtttttttaaattcacgTACCCCTTATGGCAatccccactttgggaacctaggaattaaaaaaaataaaaaatgacaaaaaaaagtatattgcaAGGATGTCCAAAATTAAAGTAATCGGgggtcatttaatttttttatttaattttatttatttatttttttcagttttaatttTGTTCAACGCTAATGtagtaatgctgtttttttttgtttgttttttttaattcacgtACCCCTTATGGCAATCCCCACTTTGAGAACCtaggaattaaaaaaattaaaaaatgacaaaaaaaaaaagtatattgcaAGGATGTCCAAAATTAAAGTAATCAGGggccatttaatttttttatttaattttatttattttttttaattttttcagttttaatttTGTTCAACGCTAATGtagtaatgctgttttttttttttaaattcacgtACCCCTTATGGCAATCCCCACTTTGAGAACCtaggaattaaaaaaattaaaaaatgacaaaaaaaagtatattgcaAGGATGTCCAAAATTAAAGCAATCGGGgtccatttaatttttttatttaatttaattaattttttttcagttttaattttgtttaagaaatgctaaaaaaaatacataatattgtttttagtATAGCAACagttttcttattatattacaCCTTTGtactatttttaatgttattaaaaaaataataatatttttgtctcCCCAATGctgctatttttaattttattattttaattatattttatttaatttgtatgtGTGTCACAATACCTagtgagattaaaaaataaaatgtcttgtTGGCACCAGGCCTCTAACTATAAAGGTTTCAGCACCCTGGGATGTTTGTTCCataaaacaacagcatgaatggagtgagcccatTTCAGAGTGTAACCTAGTAGAAATTACAATAAGCATGTATTGTCAAATGTAACGTTTCTGTTGTATTATTCCCTAAAAGCAGTCGCTGCCAATGAGTGTCTCGGTCCTCGTCCTACAAAACTTAACGTGAAACGCTTGTTTTGGGTGATTTGCCGCAGTTGCAAGTGGGTCAGCTGTAGTGTAATTACACACAAATCTCTCAGCGCTTTCCCTctaaacagaaaataaacacagcgtTAGGGAGAGCAGTAATTACGCTCATGGCTAAACTGACTCCTATTGAGGATGGATTTAGCTTTTCCGAATTAATCGCTGATCGTTTGTAATACAAGAATGTGAACATAATGTGCGGAACCGTGCCAGCAGCTtagaaaaatgaaacatttatgaCTATTATATGAGATGGGATGAAAGGATTATTGTCCTCGTAATAAATCAATCCCgtcatttgtaaataataataataataataaatctccCGTCTGTCTGGGCTACCTGTCTGGCCTGATAATACTCCCGGAGCAGCTGGTCCCGCTGGATGATGGCCTCGGTCCTCTCTTTGCGGGCCACGTCGCGCTCCTCGCGCACCGTCTTGATGTCCTTGCAGGCCTGGCTCAGCTCCTTCTGGGCCTCGGCCTTGTCCTTCACCTCGTGGCAGTACTTCTCCAGCAGCTCGTTCTTCTCGCAGATGGCCCGGTCTCTGTCCATGAGGGATGAGGCCAGTTCCTGGCACGGCACAAGAAGTGGACTTTTATTTTGGTAGGCACATGAATGCAGACATTACATCCTTTTGAAAGATGGAATCTAcattattcatcattttttttcccccatcaagGTTCACCACATTTTCTAAGCAGccatcaaaatgaaaaaaaacgagaaaCGAATGGTTGCAGACAGCCACAACGTATCCCGCCTGGCATCCAAAAATTGTTGGATAAAAGTTACATTATTAAAGTCATTACTCCAAACATGTATAATCCATGAGAATTagcatgcaaaaacaaaaagaaacagaaaatgcatgattgtagacaaccacaatgtatcccacaaGGCTGAATGGTACAAAGTAGGGTGcgcatttaaaaaacatatattaatacgtatacagtacatatactgcaATACAACACTGAGATGGGTggcgcggtggtcgagtggttagcgcggagacctcacagctagaagacctcgggttcaattccaccctcggccatctctgtgtggagtttgcatgttctcctcgtgcatgcgtggtattccggtttccatcccacattccaaaaacatgctaggttaattgtccataggtatgaatgtgagtgtgaatggttgtttgactatatcagccctgtgattggctggcgaccagtccggggtgtaccccgcctctcgccccaagacagctgggataggctccagcaacccccgcgaccctcgtgaggaaaaagcggtcgaaaaaatgaatgaatgagacctccgccaaggctaaACAATGCTAATTTGGATTAGCATTTCCTATGACTCCATTATTCACTATTCTTCTGTCACTCC includes the following:
- the LOC131109865 gene encoding disks large homolog 5-like isoform X1, with translation MEPQHRELLEKCHQNLAESVTDAEQLVEVLSHGGTLSPAERLELAAGSTYSVLSTMPSDSESSSSLSSAGTPTPASSPPLTHMDSNRAHDKMDTVLFQLRHVTQERDELRKRLALSSPGSTFDDCRPNSKAGHDYERLKLQCMTAMADLQSLQNQHSTTLKRCEEAVKKADFYHTLHSRLAGEHGQLKEELEALRLDNVQLVREHNHAKQACEELRRLRDDDRREVADMRMLHQQVMKEGSTDALNKLYDSAVDKLEAVRSDYDGLRKLYNEKTASHNADLSRLDHLEEENHHLQKQLDMLMKQRDAAIHYQQQYSSSIRRFDNTQQELSKAAAQNLELQREMERLQSEATRFKTQQLKAAKECDKYKEERDSVINEYRLIMSERDQVIKEVERLQTGLEVAEAKLKNTSSERRVANEELEALRQELASSLMDRDRAICEKNELLEKYCHEVKDKAEAQKELSQACKDIKTVREERDVARKERTEAIIQRDQLLREYYQARQKQDSATLDMERANKEIEMLRKQYEAISQELKEALQEAEVAKCRRDWAFQERDKIVAERESVRTLCDNLRRERDRAVSDLADVLRNLDDTRKQKNDAARELKELKEKMEDQLEKEARFRHLMAHSSHDSAIDMDSVEWETEVVEFEKRRDMDLKALGFDIAEGLNDPYLPGDCGVFVSKVDKGSVAEGRLRVNDWLLKINNVDLANKDRKQAIKAVLSGEGVINMVVRRRKSMGGRVITPVQINLAGHKECGIGVESGVFVASLAPGSPAVRDNALTVGDRLIAINGISLDNKSLPECEALLRTCRESLCVSLAKFLPQSCSGQSLFESARDSAPRLQPCDVHARNCHNSKHACSKHNCSTQTDGCTCEEACRHPSNPDDDDGGGCVRQHKPFSEDSLHSRSPSEPLAELCYRRQNSHHCPFSFTPVLPGCAPPSGKAGGGTWPKVIAGASMPECAQLSIYKRTKQRKSIFDTNTFRRPDGPPKLDYMSLSQLSKHSPQGSLVESTQAPPTPPARSDSFRFKHSQQNSSVSESTLRESPTRGSSPVMEGEAGQTLYYVAPPQREGKMQMEEDRPQHREPEKRRYRPKSAPARGRNVTPLHIPVPMQVQSFSNDEHSPEPMDLLRFSPMRNNRYSMHFAPPSYNSVVAHAAQRGLTPCSAKTAVIRNPVYTTWSHETSNCPPSPTSNKHMYSHASPQHQGRHSVDLNYKLTGDAGESNSSQAPHNTHSLPSRLGSLSALQFKAERIKITPICYPGSTGSDLGSRCLSECSSPTTPPKSPATLDTSSFASSQSTNSISTQLRISVSPAPVGDGRKDGFVSNTCVRRRQAARPKFLSLRCLRPYLEEPRNVTVQKGAEPLGISIVSGENGGVFVSKVTAGSIAYQAHLEYGDQLLEFNGINLRNANEQQARLVIGQQCDTVTILAQYNPHMFQLGNHSLSSSRMESISKQPTPQDSGANTPDDRSVGDALGGTVTSSSKQTTPATSPHTSFRLPSSGLRRSAEPRLVKLKRIQTELGVHICGGNLYGIFVENLDEDSPAKTPDGLRPGDLILEYNGVSMKNKTKEEAYIELIKPAETATFKVKNCADELAAAKEIPGDGFFIRTLYERVADAEQELSFKKDDILYVEDTLPNGNFDYWIAWQLDEKAQKLEKGQIPGKYMMDQEFYRRHGMADMKDDGGGGKTMSAAARKSFFRRRLKHKRNGSKDGKDLMLGDAVMSDYLPITEGEVSHRPKKKNPNTIRVVACSDGTSLLYQRVQKVECLAPRPVLILGPLAEASKDMLVNEAPDRFCRCLPEIMKASQQAIERGVKDCVFIDYKRRSGHFDVTTVASIKEITEQDSHCLLDIAPHAIERLHSVHIYPIVIFIRYKNAKQIKEQKDPQYLRDKLSQKLSKEQFESAQKTEQDYSRFFTGVVQGGSVSFICTQIAAIVEQEQNKVVWIPDGAP